The window caattaaatcccTAGAACGCTCTaaaccatccacttaaccatcGTAGAACCctataagctctgataccaaactaaaacaacctgaccggtttttttttttaataatgcaatatataattaattaagcatCCGATACTACTTTATTAAACCAACCCACACCACAAGCcatcattaaaccaacaacaaatttaCACAGCGGAAACAAACCAACAATACAAGCCAACATATCATGAAAACCATatcattcctaaccattctaaccatcaacctagcataactttattcaaggttccaacatcaatatcacaaccaacaacacaaaaacgagaccctagatcatcctcatcgccacaaacaaaaattgaggtacataagtattatcacaaatacatAGTGAGGCAAACCtgccatctactgggctatacacacaagcaattgagaagccaatgtttaacaaacaacaaacaaacacaaacaaaccaggaaaaaccaGTATCAGCCGTCTGCTGAAAAGATTGGTGACGACCGACACCGACTCCGCAGACACGATCAGCTCGAAGCTGAAAGTCACACAACCGCTTCCCAAAATCCTCCAAACCGTCTGAAACTCACCATTAAATCCTGTAAACTCATGGaaaacaacaaccaaccacaagaacacaagaaaacaacacaaacagccacaaaacaagcaaaacaaaggattctccagcttagatcagtcatggtcatgcactaaCCTCTTTGTAGCAAATTTCTGACCCAACAACGACAAATCCaacccttagaagccttctcctttgttcctagcacaagatctccactccaaaGGAACATATCTTACTAAAAACAGCTTAGAATCTCTCCAAAAAGCTTCCAACTCTCAAGAACAATCTTTTCTCTCTAAACACTATGGAACGACGACAAAACAACTTTCCCCCAAAACCCTTTTCGTCGACCTTCCACTTAAATAACCCGGTTACATGGTTTCCTCAAACAAAATTGGCCCAAATCGACAATTACGAAAAAGTTGCCGAACAAGAAatcattggtgtcgaccgacaccccttCCCAAAATCCAGATTTTGGTTCCCAAATGTTACAAGTCGAAGCGCAATTGAGGTTTGAGGCTCAGTAGGTGTAATAGATCGATCGTTTCAAGTTCTGGATGctaatttttgttctctttaatAGTCTGATCCATTTGTTTTCTCGAACGTGGGCCTTGTGCGGACTTTGACATAAACTGTGTTTTCAGTGATATAATTCATGAGTTTGTTTAGGCCTTTATTTTGTGTTCTCTATATTTTCTCATAATGTTTATAAATGGTTTACAAAATGATACTCGGTTGTTTGTGTGTACATTTTTACAGTTGATAGTTGGAATTAAACTTTAAGAACTTTGGAAAATAGGAAAAAATGTATTCAGctgtaaatatttatttatttaaataaaaggaTTTCCTAGAGTGGGATAGGCAACGTAGTTTTTGATGGATGCATGTTTTCCTTTCGATTGGCATGAGAAGAAATATAAAGGATAGTTAGTATATTTTCTCCCTATATAAAGCAGtactttgaaaaccaaagttGTGGGTATTGTACATGGTCGTTGTCCCTGTATAATGCATCGTCACTTAGGAGTGTACCTTTTTAACTGTTTATGTTGTCGAAGACTTCTTTGTAGACTATATCCATGACCCCTTCAGTACCATTCTTCTCTGATGTTGCATATAGGATTTTCAATTCAGAATTCGAAGTTACACGGGATAGAACGACATACAAATGACTGTGCGTAAACATTGTGGTAAGTAAGGAGCGActtgtttcaaattttggccTTGACTCTTGTTAATCGTCATTGCATAGCACATTATTATTGGGAGTTGCTTTCTTCGTAGGGTGAAAGGATGCTTGGTGTCATTGGGAGACAAGACAATGCTTGGGATGAAGACTTTTTCACCAATATGAGTGCCAGTGAGTATATCTGCCTCTATTATCTTTAGACCAAGTCTGGTGACAATTGGACGTGTACCATTGCATAACCCTTTTCTGGTTAGGATTTCGGAGGAGCATTACTGGTACCCCTACTTCAAGCAAATTTCTTGGATTGGTAAACCTGGAAAATCTAGAGAGTTTAAATACTCGACTGTGTATAAGTTACTCCAGTCTCCACGTGGTGCAAGCTCTGTTTGGAGAGAATCTGAGCTTAAATATTCCTTACTGTCACCTGGCACCATGGATAGCTGGTATTCATTTATTTCACGGACAGTCTCATTCCTAGGAGTTAGGATTGCCCTCTCCGTTAGGTAGTGTCGTTCCTTGAATGATTGAGAGAACGTTGGATATGCAGCAATAGAAATTGCTGCTAGGCGGTTCCCTCTGTTTGGTAGCATTAAACCTTCATCCGTAGCTATTCTGCACCCTCCAACATTTTCTTCAGGGTTTGTGCTTGCTAACATTGAGTTTCCATCTCGCACTTGTAAAATCCAAGCTGCAAAATCTGCATCAAACTTGTTTAGCCTCATGTTTATTGTTAGTTTGTAAATTTGACAGGCAGTCCAAAGATGTCATCGATTTAAGTATTCTTGTATGGTGTCCTGACGACTTCCTAGGTGAACCACATGTAATATCTGTCTGAAATCTCCTCCTAGTAGAACTGTTTTACCATCGAACGACTTGTTTACTGCAGTTTTGTCGTCTAATGCCATCAGGTCTCTGATGGTATGATTTACGGCTTCAAACGCGTGTCTATGTGCCAGTCAGCCTTTCTAATTAGGGTCGCTAGCATTGTTCAATACTTGATTTCACATGTTGACCCTTCGTTGAGGTTTTGGAATTTTGAAGCGTGAATGAGCCGTTCTTCCGCCAGGCAGGAGCAGAGCCGCAATTCCAGAAGATGCGACTGGGATTACAATCTTGCTTATTGATTGCAGCTTAGCAATAATTGTTTGGTAGAGGTCTGTTTCCCGATGCCTCCTGGTCCCTGTAGGAAGAGCATTTTGCCTGCCTTATCTTCGATGGAAATCAGGATTgcatcttatattttttttttatcttcattcaaagttgaaaaaatCTCCCATGTTCATCCCTCTCTTTCTCGATGTCAAATTGGAGGTCTTCTGTCAAGCAACTCAGGCTGATTCTTTTCAGAATTGCCTTGTCAGGCAACAACATATCACGGAAATTAGTCAGAGACTTATCATTCTCCATTAATAGCTGCTCAATTTCAATCAAAGCATATTGCTCCAACTTCCCTTCATTTAGGTATAGCTGTCTCGGTTATGTTGCACATTTTCTGCTAGGTATCTCCAGTTCTTGTTCCAAAGTTCTTGAGGATTAGCTATTTCACAATTGAGGAGCAATGTGACAAATAGATACCTGATTTGATACGCTGTTGCCCATTGTGCCAACTCTTTAAGAACATCATGCCACTCTTTATCATCGTCTAGTAGTCCTCTAATGTATCAGGCTTGTTTATTTGTTGCATATAATACTCCAGCAATTGTCTTAATGTCATCAAAACATGTGGCACCTTTGAAAATATTCAATAGTACTCTGAGATAGAACAAATCACCAGCTGATGGGTGGATATGTACAATCCTCCAAATAGCAAAACCTTGTTTCCTTCTTGTCCATGTTTTTGTAGTGTTCCATACATAATACTTAGGGAATTCCATATATGTGAGGTCGTAGGCCTTGATTTCTGAAATGTATCCTACATCAGgtgatctttctctcttttgtttgtggCCATCCATTCAGTCAACATTGTCTTTTCTACATCTTCTCTCCTAATGATGCTCTCCAGACGTTGCAACTGGTCAAATAAAAGTCTATGTAGGCATATGACCACTGGCTTGTGGTAGTGGATGTGGAAAGCAAAAATTCTCCAAACTGCTTCGCATGCAGAGGCATACCGACAATCAAGGTATTCACTGATTTTATCAACAAGTTTCTCCAaactgcttcttctttgtccaaccttttttcccccttttcttGGTCTCACAATCACAAATGTTGCTTTGTCAACAcctttagttatatatttgaatagATACTTAACTTCGGTTGTTTTACAACACCACTCCACATTGATATGGGCCATATACTTTTTCAGCAGGTTGACGTTGTGAGGTGCAAATACCATTTTTCCATGCATGGTGAATACGGTCTATCTAAACCAAAAGGACCATGTATCATATGCTGCTCTACCAGCTGAAAGCCATCACTGTCTATTTCCTTATTTGGTAATTCCGCTGAAATGAATTTATCAGTAACAGCTGGCTATGGGTTTTTGCTATTGCCTTCTAGCAATAGTATGATGTGTGCATGTGAGAAGCCTCGTTTTTGAAACTCTATTGTGTACCCTACTGCTTAATACAAAATTGAACTTTAGTTAGGTATTTACGCTTTAATAAGTGAGTATATGAAAGTGAtagatttatattaattaaaatatctgCCACTGGAACCGGGAAGAAGACTCCCATTGTTAAAATCGGCGAGCATCTcgtctagtttttttttgaaaactctGGATTGGAGATCAGGCCTTGAGTTTGATCCTTCAGTAGTATATGTTTGTAGATGTTATGTAAAATCTGGCCAATTATGGTTTGTTGTGAAGGTGATAAATAAGTAAGGTTTTCCAAACCACCTACAAATAGCCATTGCATCCTGGTATTTCTCAACCATATATCGTGGGCCAGCATTGAAACTTGATGGCAATATGATTCTTCTTCCAATATGTTTAGCATCTGTTTCTCCACTATCTACAACATCATACACATTGTTATACAAAtcagctctctctttttttttgatttagagCTATGTAACAAagtctttcttgttttgtggTTGTGTAGGCATCAACAATGTACTGATGGAATAATCTTCCTCCCTTGGCAATTTTCATACCTTCCAATAAGCGTGTTTGAATCTGGTAAGCATAGTATTCTCTCATGGTCATGTATGACCTCTTAACTTGTCTCTATGGGGACGAGACATATGTGATGTCCTCATCATATCCAGATTCACCATAGGGAAAGAGTAAAGTGTACTGAAGACTCATATAAAGTGGATGAAGATCACTTATCCTTTGTAATTCCGAAGACTTAAATTGGAGGATAACATCACGTCCTAAAGTAGCTGTACTGAAATCGCCAACTATCAAACCAGCTATCTCATCAGCAGTAGGTAAGTCATTGTTTTCCTTTCTTTGCTTGATTGACCAATCTGATATTGAATTCACTGCATTCCCCATCTTCATATCTATCCTTTGCTTTTCTTAAAACCTTTGCCAGTTCATTGATTCTATCTACCATCATTCCAGGATACCAACAATCTCTTAGTCAACCGGTTTCCCTTTTCCTGACGCTGTCATCTTCTGCATAAGATTTTAATTTCGTTTCTTGTGTCAAAAATGTAAAGCTGTAGAAAACAGGGTGCTTTCCATTCTCTGGTAATAGAAACCCAATGGAATGGTAATTTTGGCCATGAATTTTGTAAGTATAGGGTCCTTGTGTGTTTGTCACTGTGTGATCAACTTTACCACCAATTGATGTGAACACTAGCATTGAATTGATTACACGGATGTTACAACATAAATCTGATGATTCATGGTACAGCTTCTCAAGTTATGGGGGTGTTGGATGGACTCTTGGTAATCTAACATGACCTTGTTGACAAcatatggtttgtttttttgtttcagatctCAAGAGCAGGGCCTCACAAAATTGACATGTGAAAATACCGGTGGAAGAAGTTTCACCTTGTGTATTGGTTGCTGTTTTTTTGAGAAGGTATATTAGTAAGTTTCTATAGGTGTTAGAGAAGGTAAAACATAAAGTATTCAAGAACAGATTGGTTGTGGGATGAAGAAAAGGTTGAATCAAATTTTGAAGGTCTGAAATATCTGCTTTCAAGATTTTCTAAAATGATTTTGGGAAACATGCAGTAATGGGGCTTAAAAAACATTGGAAATAAGATTATTTCGTTctacctttttgtttcttcgtctTGCGTTTGCCTAACATAATTGCTCGTCGCAATCGCCGAGCTCTTGTACATACACACACCTCCACATTGGTTATTGAAAATAAGAAGGTTGTGTAGAGCTTAGTCAAAAACAATAGTGTTTGGAGTCGTGAGATTTATTGTTTCTTATAATTGATGCATTGCTCAGGTTCGAATTTGGAGATGCTTCAGTGTAATATTTTTCACTAAGCCATGGTTGGGGAAGCTTTGAATCTGGAGGAATTTAACAGATGTGAATGGTGGTTAGTTAAGTGATGGTGAAAAGTCAGAGAGATGACCAAATTCAGACGAGAACTTTGGAGCTTACTTTTCCTGAATTCTATATTTAGACActcttttttgtccatattttgcatcatatataccctaaccttagcattatTAGATCCTTTACTGTAGAAATTTCCGTTTAGGCCATTTAGGAtgttgcattgttgcatttgtgcattgttgcattgttgcattgttgcatttgttgCTTTAGCGCCTAAATTGGGGGAAAACAAggtcaaacccgagcatgtaccctaAGGAGCTattgtgcaagaagaacagtccgaacctcaacccgatcaaatAGGATCCACGAGcaagaagaacaacccgaagacctaccgGAGGAACTACCTGACCATATACTCGTGCACcacatcgagcagaccctccgGCAGGATTGAGCAGCTaagttaaaagggtttccatatataaacccccatATTCTTCCtttcgccctagcacgccgcataCACTCAGaatagagagcgagagcttctgagagagagaatgagtgacacaaacactttttctactttgttaggatttgatttcgttttttttttgctgttttttttagttacgATTCTGTACTTCCTTActattatcttattttcaatacaatgcaatcttcattcatttgtgtttttatgctttctaccatgagatctgagtagtgaaataaagtttctagggatgggataaacaaatatgtgttcttgatcggttaggatgtcatagcttgaatgtttattttatataaatttccttctagcttgatgttcttaatgctatcaacagaccgagaggttgaaaTTAGgactagggtgttttaccatcgagaggtgtagatgaaatgcttgaatcaatcaatgctagagatttactcacttagcctaagcgATTAGATATGTAATGAGTTAATAGaaaataatgaatcggtttgtattgcctgcttggtcatgtttctccaacgagtgttgggtaggggagtgattaaggttgattgtttctttcacgagagtgttttaacaagattttagagattcattgtctatggaatatttgcttgaggaatGTAAGACATCcgtactggttaggaacacttaggagtcgagtaccccatccttaggagctttcttatttagatt is drawn from Camelina sativa cultivar DH55 chromosome 1, Cs, whole genome shotgun sequence and contains these coding sequences:
- the LOC109128518 gene encoding uncharacterized protein LOC109128518: MRLNKFDADFAAWILQVRDGNSMLASTNPEENVGGCRIATDEGLMLPNRGNRLAAISIAAYPTFSQSFKERHYLTERAILTPRNETVREINEYQLSMVPGDSKEYLSSDSLQTELAPRGDWSNLYTVEYLNSLDFPGLPIQEICLK